The Snodgrassella alvi wkB2 genome window below encodes:
- the feoB gene encoding Fe(2+) transporter permease subunit FeoB — MKIALIGNPNSGKSTLFNALTGSRQQVGNWPGVTVERKTGSIQINQQQVEIIDLPGTYAIENLDIAASQDEMIAREFVLNEPDSLIINIIDATNLQRSLYLTFQLLDLKRPMLVVLNMIDALHNIGENISISTLSKQLGCPVIAISAARKTGIPQLKQAIAQAIINPVAAHPELDTLGSKQSTIIHSYLAQLPADSAIHQLDQWALIELLLKQNPVFLTETEKHILQQCRDALSDWCNHEIDVALASARYDAIDKLSRSVIEKPREANLSLSDKIDRITLGRYTGIPFFLLVMYLMFMVAVKFGSVFIDFFDILFGTIFVDGFSALLTRLGSPEWLIAILANGIGSGVQTVATFIPVIAAMFLCLSFLEDSGYLARAAMVVDRGMRAIGLPGKAFVPMLVGFGCGVPAIMGTRTLDCARDRLMSISMIPFMSCGARLPVYTLFAVLFFPENASTVVFILYLLGIGVAILTGIILKHTLLPGDITPFIMEMPAYRLPTLRGMLYLTWSRLKGFIFRAGQAIVLMVTILSLLNSLGSDGSFGHNDSSQSVLSVASQKVTPVFTPMGINEQNWPATVGIFTGIFAKEAVIATLNSLYSMKAEEDGGEETFNFQSGVIKALNTIPANLNELAGSFLDPLGFSALNQSADSVQQDMDMTGRTVTKLETSFGSSAAAMAYLIFILLYTPCAAALGTIYREAGGRWMLFVAGWTFFTGWSCATIYYQYHQLSHNTSAAYWIGGVACLFILVVCSMKFIGSRRQTCQITMKNCPHSKSSCCH, encoded by the coding sequence ATGAAAATAGCATTAATCGGCAATCCCAATAGCGGCAAAAGTACGCTTTTCAATGCACTTACCGGTTCACGCCAGCAGGTAGGAAACTGGCCCGGGGTAACTGTAGAACGCAAAACCGGTAGTATCCAGATAAACCAGCAACAGGTAGAAATCATCGACCTGCCCGGTACCTATGCCATAGAAAACCTCGACATAGCTGCTTCTCAAGATGAAATGATTGCGCGTGAGTTTGTTCTCAATGAACCAGACAGCCTGATAATCAACATTATCGACGCCACTAATCTGCAACGCAGTCTGTACCTGACTTTTCAGTTGCTCGATCTCAAACGGCCAATGCTGGTGGTTCTCAACATGATCGATGCCCTGCATAACATAGGGGAAAATATCAGCATCAGCACACTGAGCAAACAGCTTGGCTGTCCGGTTATCGCCATTTCCGCTGCACGAAAAACCGGAATACCGCAACTTAAACAGGCAATTGCACAGGCCATCATCAATCCCGTAGCTGCCCATCCCGAGCTGGATACTCTTGGTAGCAAACAAAGCACCATTATCCACAGCTATCTGGCTCAGCTTCCGGCCGATAGTGCCATACACCAACTCGACCAGTGGGCACTGATCGAATTATTACTTAAACAGAACCCTGTTTTTCTTACTGAAACCGAAAAACATATCCTGCAACAATGCCGTGATGCCCTGTCTGACTGGTGTAACCATGAAATCGACGTTGCCCTTGCCAGCGCCCGTTATGATGCCATCGATAAGCTAAGCCGCTCTGTAATTGAAAAGCCGCGTGAAGCAAATCTGTCCTTATCCGATAAAATTGACCGTATTACTCTGGGCCGCTATACCGGCATACCGTTTTTTCTGTTGGTCATGTACCTGATGTTTATGGTAGCGGTTAAATTCGGCTCTGTATTTATCGATTTCTTCGATATTCTCTTTGGTACCATATTTGTCGATGGCTTCTCCGCCCTGCTAACCAGACTTGGCTCTCCCGAGTGGCTGATTGCTATTCTGGCCAACGGAATCGGCAGTGGTGTTCAAACAGTGGCCACATTCATTCCGGTTATTGCAGCCATGTTTCTGTGCCTGTCATTTCTCGAAGATTCCGGCTATCTGGCGCGTGCCGCAATGGTAGTCGACCGCGGCATGCGTGCTATTGGTCTGCCGGGCAAAGCCTTTGTTCCTATGCTGGTCGGTTTCGGCTGTGGTGTACCCGCCATTATGGGTACCCGCACACTGGACTGCGCCCGTGACCGTCTCATGTCTATCAGCATGATACCTTTTATGTCCTGTGGTGCCAGACTGCCGGTTTACACCCTGTTTGCTGTTTTGTTTTTTCCTGAAAATGCCTCAACCGTGGTTTTTATCCTTTATCTGCTCGGTATCGGTGTTGCCATTCTTACCGGTATTATTCTCAAGCACACCCTGCTGCCCGGTGACATTACCCCTTTTATTATGGAAATGCCCGCTTATCGTTTGCCCACATTGCGCGGCATGCTTTACCTGACATGGTCACGTCTGAAAGGATTTATTTTCCGTGCCGGACAGGCCATCGTACTTATGGTAACCATTCTCAGCCTGCTTAACTCACTGGGTAGCGACGGCTCATTCGGTCACAATGACAGCAGCCAGTCTGTACTGTCGGTTGCCAGTCAGAAAGTTACCCCGGTATTCACGCCTATGGGTATCAATGAACAAAACTGGCCGGCTACGGTAGGTATATTTACCGGTATCTTTGCCAAAGAAGCCGTCATTGCCACCCTCAACTCCCTGTACTCCATGAAAGCGGAAGAGGATGGCGGAGAAGAAACCTTTAATTTTCAGTCCGGTGTCATCAAAGCCCTGAACACCATACCAGCCAACTTAAACGAGCTGGCCGGTTCCTTTCTCGATCCTCTGGGCTTTAGTGCGCTGAATCAGAGTGCTGACAGCGTACAGCAGGATATGGACATGACCGGACGCACAGTAACCAAACTGGAAACCTCTTTCGGCAGTAGTGCTGCTGCAATGGCCTATCTCATATTCATCCTGCTATATACACCGTGTGCGGCTGCGCTAGGCACCATTTACCGTGAAGCCGGCGGACGCTGGATGCTGTTTGTAGCCGGCTGGACATTCTTTACCGGCTGGAGCTGTGCCACCATTTACTACCAGTACCACCAGCTTAGTCACAATACCAGCGCCGCATACTGGATTGGCGGAGTAGCCTGCCTGTTTATTCTTGTTGTTTGCAGTATGAAATTTATCGGCAGCCGGCGTCAGACTTGCCAGATAACCATGAAAAACTGCCCGCACAGCAAGAGTAGCTGCTGTCACTGA
- a CDS encoding thiamine ABC transporter substrate-binding protein, translating into MKAGKWLIGVLCLLLSMIVQAQTEVRLAVHDSFALPKNVLAQFEHDNNVKLTVIKVGSGNEMLNKLILTRAKPIADAVYGLDNSNIAKAQQFKLFAQAQPSGRPVNVSLPQALAVDYGYITINYDKAWFQKHGKAVPRSLEELASPAYRDLLVVPSPATSSVGLGFLLANIGGLGEQGTWQWWAKMRQNGVKVTKGWSEAYYTEFTLNGGSRPMVVSYASSPIAEVYYGKGKYKTPPTADLRFKGAVFRHIEGAAVLNHASQPALAAKLVQYLQSNQVQNAIPTSMWVYPAVKDVSLPPVYAHVKIPTTVTQPSMADMAAKQQSWVKQWVKVVQR; encoded by the coding sequence ATGAAAGCAGGTAAGTGGTTAATCGGAGTGCTGTGTCTGTTACTCAGTATGATTGTACAGGCACAGACAGAGGTACGTCTGGCTGTACATGATTCATTTGCTTTACCTAAAAATGTTCTGGCTCAGTTTGAGCATGATAATAATGTGAAACTGACTGTGATTAAAGTCGGTAGCGGAAATGAAATGCTCAACAAGCTGATTTTAACTCGTGCCAAACCAATTGCTGATGCAGTATATGGTCTGGATAACAGTAATATTGCCAAGGCTCAGCAGTTTAAACTGTTTGCTCAGGCACAGCCGTCTGGCCGTCCGGTTAATGTTTCTCTGCCGCAGGCTCTGGCAGTGGATTACGGCTATATTACGATTAATTATGATAAGGCATGGTTTCAGAAACATGGCAAAGCTGTGCCGCGCTCGCTGGAAGAACTGGCCAGCCCGGCTTATCGCGATTTACTCGTTGTGCCCAGCCCGGCCACTTCCAGTGTGGGGCTGGGTTTTCTGCTGGCGAATATTGGCGGCTTAGGAGAGCAGGGCACCTGGCAATGGTGGGCTAAAATGCGCCAGAATGGTGTAAAAGTGACTAAAGGCTGGAGTGAGGCCTATTACACTGAGTTTACCTTGAACGGAGGCAGCCGACCGATGGTGGTAAGCTATGCTTCCAGTCCGATAGCAGAAGTTTATTATGGTAAGGGTAAATACAAAACACCGCCAACTGCCGATTTACGCTTTAAAGGGGCAGTGTTCCGTCATATAGAAGGCGCTGCGGTGCTGAATCATGCCAGTCAGCCTGCACTGGCCGCTAAACTGGTGCAATATCTGCAAAGTAATCAGGTACAGAATGCCATTCCGACATCCATGTGGGTTTATCCGGCTGTAAAAGACGTGTCTTTGCCACCGGTATATGCTCATGTAAAAATTCCGACTACGGTAACACAACCAAGTATGGCTGATATGGCAGCTAAGCAGCAAAGCTGGGTTAAACAATGGGTAAAGGTAGTGCAGCGCTGA
- a CDS encoding FeoA family protein, with translation MPILTLDQLPFGQPAVITRLLPESLPFRRRLLAMGITPGSHVTVIRTAPLGDPLEIKTRGFYLCLRRSEAQAIGVVEATQ, from the coding sequence GTGCCAATACTTACTCTTGATCAACTACCGTTTGGTCAGCCGGCAGTTATAACCCGACTGTTGCCCGAATCTCTGCCTTTTCGCCGGCGTCTGTTAGCCATGGGCATTACCCCCGGCAGCCACGTTACCGTAATCCGTACAGCACCATTAGGCGATCCACTGGAAATCAAAACCCGCGGATTTTACCTATGCCTGCGGCGCAGTGAAGCACAAGCCATCGGCGTAGTTGAGGCAACACAATGA
- the glmU gene encoding bifunctional UDP-N-acetylglucosamine diphosphorylase/glucosamine-1-phosphate N-acetyltransferase GlmU: MANSPLNIVILAAGKGTRMYSRLPKVLHEIGGISMLERVINTAQSLHPDNITVVIGHGKELVRERIQADVCWVEQDQQLGTGHAVKMALPYLSDSGRTLILYGDVPLIDQQTLEELLSTAGKDVGLLTDVLDNPAGYGRIIRQHGNVVAIVEEKDASAEEKAICETNTGIFVLPNCQLTQWLNALQNNNSQQEYYLTDVIALARQDNIPVHPLQVRASWLAAGVNNKLQLAQLERILQQQQATALLQAGVTLRDPARFDLRGQLTHGQDVIIDINVILEGSVDLGDNVSIGANCVIKNATIGSGTIIHPNSHLENCNIGSDARIGPFARLRPQAQIGDAVHIGNFVEVKNSTIGYGSKANHLTYLGDATIGENSNIGAGTITCNYDGVNKYRTTIGNHVRIGSGNMLIAPITIGDRATTGAGSTLSRNCPPDKLTLSRSRQTTLSEWQRPEKNNEK; the protein is encoded by the coding sequence ATGGCTAATTCACCCTTAAATATCGTCATCCTTGCAGCCGGCAAAGGTACCCGGATGTATTCACGCCTGCCCAAAGTTTTGCATGAAATCGGCGGTATCAGCATGCTGGAACGTGTTATTAACACCGCACAGAGTCTGCATCCGGACAATATCACCGTCGTTATTGGTCACGGTAAAGAGCTGGTACGGGAACGAATTCAGGCAGACGTGTGCTGGGTGGAACAAGATCAGCAACTGGGTACCGGCCATGCAGTCAAAATGGCTCTGCCATATTTATCCGACAGCGGACGCACTCTGATTCTGTATGGCGATGTACCCCTTATCGATCAGCAAACACTGGAAGAATTACTCAGCACCGCCGGTAAAGACGTAGGATTACTGACAGATGTTCTCGACAATCCGGCCGGCTATGGCCGCATCATCCGTCAACATGGCAATGTTGTCGCCATTGTCGAAGAAAAAGATGCCAGTGCAGAGGAAAAAGCCATTTGCGAAACCAATACCGGTATCTTTGTACTGCCCAATTGTCAGCTGACCCAATGGCTCAATGCGTTGCAAAATAACAATAGTCAGCAAGAATACTACCTGACTGATGTCATTGCACTGGCCCGGCAGGACAATATTCCCGTTCATCCGCTGCAAGTGCGTGCATCATGGCTGGCAGCCGGCGTTAATAACAAACTGCAACTGGCACAGCTGGAGCGCATCCTGCAACAGCAGCAGGCTACGGCACTGCTTCAGGCTGGCGTAACCCTGCGTGACCCTGCCCGTTTCGACTTACGCGGACAGCTAACCCACGGGCAAGACGTAATAATCGACATTAATGTCATTCTGGAAGGGAGTGTAGATCTTGGTGACAACGTTTCCATTGGTGCCAATTGTGTGATTAAAAACGCCACCATCGGCTCCGGTACCATCATTCACCCCAATTCCCATCTGGAAAACTGCAATATTGGCAGCGATGCCCGGATTGGTCCGTTTGCACGCCTGCGACCGCAGGCACAGATTGGTGACGCAGTGCATATCGGTAATTTTGTCGAAGTTAAAAACAGCACTATTGGCTACGGCAGCAAAGCCAATCATCTTACCTATCTGGGCGATGCCACTATTGGCGAAAACAGCAACATTGGTGCCGGTACCATCACCTGTAATTATGACGGAGTTAACAAATACCGTACTACCATTGGCAATCATGTCCGCATCGGTTCCGGCAATATGCTTATTGCGCCCATCACCATAGGTGACCGTGCCACCACCGGTGCCGGCAGTACTCTGAGCAGAAACTGCCCGCCAGACAAACTGACACTGTCACGCAGTCGCCAGACAACTTTGTCAGAATGGCAGCGACCAGAAAAAAACAACGAAAAATAA
- the glmS gene encoding glutamine--fructose-6-phosphate transaminase (isomerizing), translating into MCGIVGAIRAQNNVVEFLTSGLERLEYRGYDSSGIAVWTPDGIERVRRVGRVKFMEEAAQAAGLQGRLGIGHTRWATHGGVTEPNAHPHISNDMIAIVHNGIIENFESERSRLQALGYEFTSQTDTEVIAHSIHYEYTHTSTGNLFQAVQTACKRFQGAYAIGVIARDNPDKLVAARMGCPLLVALGENESFIASDVSAVIAYTRRVVFLEDGDLVQLSTQGIDILLDKHDQPAEREIKMSELSLASLELGLYSHFMQKEIHEQPKAITDTAEVFLVGGFEPENFGASAAGIFERIRNIKILACGTSYYSALTARYWLEAIAQIPTDVEIASEYRYRKVIADPEQLVITISQSGETLDTMEALKYAQSLGMQHSLSICNVMESALPRESELVLYTRAGAEIGVASTKAFTTQLVALFGLAVTLGKMRGLVTPEEEEQYTNELRLLPGSVQHVLNLEPQIAGWANQFAAKNNALFLGRGIHYPIALEGALKLKEITYIHAEAYPAGELKHGPLALVDQNMPVVVIAPNDSLLEKVKANMQEVAARGGELFVFTDLDSEFSADEGVHVIRTPRHMGVLSPIVHTIPVQLLAYHTALARGTDVDKPRNLAKSVTVE; encoded by the coding sequence ATGTGTGGCATAGTTGGCGCCATTCGCGCACAGAATAACGTAGTAGAATTTCTTACCAGCGGTCTGGAACGGCTGGAATACCGCGGATATGACTCTTCCGGCATTGCCGTATGGACACCGGACGGTATTGAGCGCGTACGCCGTGTCGGCCGCGTTAAATTTATGGAAGAAGCCGCTCAGGCTGCCGGACTCCAAGGCAGACTGGGTATTGGTCACACCCGCTGGGCAACACACGGTGGTGTTACCGAACCCAACGCTCATCCGCATATTTCTAACGACATGATTGCCATTGTTCATAATGGCATTATCGAAAACTTTGAAAGTGAGCGCAGCCGGCTGCAGGCACTGGGTTACGAATTCACATCCCAAACTGATACCGAAGTCATCGCTCACAGCATCCATTACGAATACACCCACACCAGCACCGGCAACCTGTTTCAGGCGGTACAAACTGCCTGCAAACGTTTTCAGGGTGCCTATGCCATCGGCGTTATTGCCAGAGACAATCCCGATAAACTTGTGGCTGCGCGTATGGGCTGTCCGCTGTTAGTAGCACTGGGTGAAAATGAAAGCTTTATCGCTTCCGATGTTTCCGCCGTTATTGCCTATACCCGTCGTGTTGTCTTTCTCGAAGATGGCGACCTTGTTCAGCTATCCACCCAAGGCATTGATATTCTGCTCGACAAACACGATCAGCCGGCAGAACGTGAAATCAAAATGTCTGAACTGTCCTTAGCTTCGCTCGAACTGGGGTTGTACAGCCATTTCATGCAAAAAGAAATTCACGAACAGCCCAAAGCCATCACCGACACCGCCGAAGTATTTCTGGTAGGCGGCTTTGAGCCGGAAAACTTTGGCGCCAGTGCTGCCGGCATCTTTGAGCGAATCCGTAACATTAAAATTCTTGCCTGCGGTACCTCCTACTACTCCGCACTCACTGCCCGTTACTGGCTGGAAGCCATTGCGCAAATACCGACAGACGTCGAAATTGCCAGTGAATACCGCTACCGCAAAGTTATTGCCGATCCGGAACAGCTGGTCATCACGATTTCTCAGTCCGGCGAAACACTTGATACCATGGAAGCGCTTAAATATGCCCAGTCACTGGGCATGCAGCACAGCCTTTCTATTTGCAATGTAATGGAATCGGCTCTGCCGCGCGAAAGTGAACTGGTACTGTATACCCGCGCCGGTGCCGAAATCGGTGTTGCCTCTACCAAAGCCTTTACGACTCAGCTGGTGGCATTGTTCGGACTGGCGGTAACACTGGGCAAAATGCGCGGACTGGTTACCCCTGAAGAAGAAGAGCAATATACCAATGAGCTGCGCCTGCTTCCTGGCAGCGTGCAACATGTACTTAATCTCGAACCGCAAATTGCCGGCTGGGCAAATCAGTTTGCCGCTAAAAATAACGCACTGTTTCTAGGCCGCGGCATTCATTACCCCATCGCCCTTGAAGGTGCTCTGAAACTTAAAGAGATTACCTATATTCATGCCGAAGCTTATCCGGCCGGTGAGCTTAAGCACGGCCCTCTGGCACTGGTAGACCAGAATATGCCTGTAGTGGTGATTGCACCTAATGACAGCCTGCTCGAGAAAGTCAAAGCCAATATGCAGGAAGTAGCCGCACGCGGCGGCGAGCTCTTTGTATTCACCGATCTGGACAGCGAATTCAGTGCCGATGAAGGCGTACACGTTATCCGTACCCCGCGCCATATGGGCGTACTTTCTCCGATTGTACACACCATACCGGTACAACTACTGGCCTACCACACCGCACTGGCCCGCGGCACTGATGTAGATAAACCCCGAAACCTGGCAAAATCGGTGACCGTAGAATAA
- a CDS encoding FeoC-like transcriptional regulator, whose amino-acid sequence MLITAIRDYLITIGQASLQDLSRHFQVQESAMEQMLNFWLRKGIIRQIGPYQPSCQQSKCSDCFICPEGARKIYQAVTGTDRTFPITRLA is encoded by the coding sequence ATGCTTATCACTGCCATTCGTGACTACCTTATCACTATCGGACAAGCCAGCCTGCAGGATTTGTCCCGCCATTTTCAGGTGCAGGAAAGTGCCATGGAGCAAATGCTTAATTTTTGGCTCAGAAAAGGGATCATCCGCCAGATAGGTCCTTACCAGCCTTCCTGTCAGCAAAGTAAATGCAGCGACTGCTTTATTTGTCCTGAAGGTGCCAGAAAAATTTATCAGGCCGTCACCGGCACGGACAGAACCTTTCCGATTACCCGCTTAGCCTGA
- a CDS encoding pyrimidine 5'-nucleotidase: MTTHYWLFDLDNTLHQADAGIFGIINQHMTAYIATTLNIDDIAASRLRQQYWQDYGATLAGLQKHHPEINLQEFLLACHPLEQILPLLQPVPQIQHTLTHLPGYKVVFSNGPSHYVQALISTMQIESHFHALFGTDNVQMLYKPHPHAYHSLCRQLHIRPEQCIMVDDSLSNLKTAHTLGMRTVWFGTHSHPAAGIDAAVPDMHSLLQIAPSLL, translated from the coding sequence ATGACAACTCATTACTGGCTATTTGACCTCGACAATACCCTGCATCAGGCTGATGCAGGCATATTCGGTATTATCAATCAGCACATGACAGCCTATATAGCCACCACCCTGAATATCGACGATATTGCCGCTTCCCGGCTGCGTCAGCAGTACTGGCAGGATTATGGCGCTACACTGGCCGGACTGCAAAAACACCATCCGGAAATCAATCTTCAGGAATTTCTGCTGGCGTGTCACCCTCTGGAGCAAATTTTGCCTCTGTTGCAGCCTGTGCCGCAAATACAGCATACCCTGACCCATTTGCCCGGCTATAAAGTCGTTTTTTCCAATGGTCCCAGCCATTATGTACAGGCACTGATCAGTACCATGCAAATTGAATCACATTTCCATGCCCTGTTTGGTACTGATAATGTACAAATGCTTTACAAACCTCATCCGCATGCTTACCACAGTCTGTGCCGGCAGCTGCATATCCGCCCTGAGCAATGCATTATGGTAGACGATAGCCTGTCCAATCTGAAAACAGCACATACACTGGGCATGCGAACAGTATGGTTCGGAACACACAGCCATCCGGCTGCCGGAATCGATGCTGCTGTACCGGATATGCACAGTCTGCTACAGATTGCCCCGTCTCTGTTATAA
- a CDS encoding ABC transporter permease gives MKVVSFGQKLLPVLFSLLPLFFLLAVVLLPLQAMLQQTDADSFRMVWQDEYMRRLLGWTASQAAISSVLTLLLGVPVAWTVTRLQFSGRNWVLRLLMLPFVIPTLVAGVGILALFGAQGLLWRGWEGTPWLLLYGNVFFNLPVMVRAGYQGLCQVPATRMYAAQTLGAGTWQRFVRIEIPQMLPWLAGGMCLVFLYCFSGFGLALLLGGEHYITLEVQIYQLIAYELDMAQAGVLVLWVLATTFLSGIIYAVLSRYSAQKAVIQMLPPQLPTTGQKAGLALALLLLLGCCALPLLAVCWRALLAGSSWLVLLESTTWQAVLNTLGFTLMAIMLALLLGFLHAALAKRLMWVRSLTFLPFMVSPVCVSFGLLLCYPGWTASFSMLICTYALLAYPFITKDVLAAWDSLPDSYTQAARTLGAGRMQVLLYVIVPLLRPALQRGLVLAAATCIGEFAATLFLSRPEWQTLTTLIYHYLSTAGRDNYDRAMVLTLLLMMLTILIFALVEWSKDKKETHLC, from the coding sequence ATGAAAGTTGTCAGTTTCGGGCAAAAATTGCTGCCGGTGCTGTTTTCATTACTGCCGCTGTTTTTTTTGCTGGCTGTGGTGCTGTTACCATTGCAGGCAATGCTGCAACAAACGGATGCAGACAGTTTCCGTATGGTGTGGCAGGACGAATATATGCGTCGTTTACTGGGTTGGACAGCTTCACAGGCTGCTATCAGCAGCGTGCTGACGTTGTTGCTGGGTGTACCGGTAGCATGGACGGTTACCCGTTTGCAGTTTAGCGGCCGAAACTGGGTGCTGCGTTTGTTAATGCTGCCGTTTGTAATCCCTACTTTAGTAGCCGGTGTGGGTATTCTGGCATTGTTCGGGGCACAGGGTTTATTGTGGCGCGGCTGGGAAGGTACGCCATGGCTATTGTTATACGGTAATGTATTTTTTAATCTGCCGGTAATGGTACGTGCCGGCTATCAGGGTTTGTGTCAGGTACCGGCAACACGTATGTATGCGGCACAGACACTGGGTGCCGGAACGTGGCAGCGCTTTGTCAGGATTGAAATTCCGCAGATGCTGCCATGGCTGGCCGGTGGTATGTGTCTGGTGTTTTTGTATTGTTTTTCCGGATTTGGTCTGGCTTTATTGCTTGGCGGTGAGCATTACATTACGCTGGAAGTGCAGATTTATCAGCTGATAGCTTATGAGCTGGATATGGCACAGGCAGGTGTGTTGGTGTTGTGGGTACTGGCCACAACTTTTCTGTCCGGTATTATATATGCGGTTCTGAGTAGATATTCTGCTCAGAAGGCAGTGATACAGATGTTGCCGCCGCAATTACCGACAACCGGGCAGAAAGCCGGACTGGCACTGGCTTTGCTGCTGTTGCTGGGGTGTTGTGCGCTGCCGCTGCTGGCTGTGTGCTGGCGTGCTTTGCTGGCTGGCAGTTCATGGCTGGTATTACTGGAAAGTACAACGTGGCAGGCAGTACTGAATACTTTAGGCTTTACTTTAATGGCAATCATGCTGGCATTACTGCTGGGTTTTTTGCATGCAGCGCTGGCAAAGCGGCTGATGTGGGTGCGCAGTCTGACATTTTTACCATTTATGGTATCACCGGTGTGTGTGTCATTCGGGCTGTTGTTGTGTTATCCCGGCTGGACAGCATCATTCAGTATGCTGATATGTACGTATGCGCTGCTGGCTTATCCGTTTATTACCAAGGATGTACTGGCCGCATGGGACAGTTTGCCTGACAGTTATACACAGGCTGCGCGTACACTCGGTGCCGGCCGCATGCAAGTATTGCTGTATGTTATTGTGCCTCTGTTACGACCGGCTTTGCAGCGCGGGTTGGTGCTGGCTGCGGCTACCTGTATCGGTGAGTTTGCGGCTACGCTGTTTCTGTCGCGGCCGGAATGGCAGACGCTGACTACACTGATCTATCATTATCTGAGTACCGCCGGACGGGATAATTATGACCGTGCGATGGTGCTGACCTTACTGCTGATGATGCTGACTATACTGATTTTTGCGTTAGTGGAATGGAGTAAGGACAAAAAGGAAACGCATCTATGCTGA
- a CDS encoding ABC transporter ATP-binding protein codes for MLSWQQINKKFSDKVVAADLSLEVADGQLVAVLGESGSGKSTLLNMAAGLVQPDSGNIFINEENITFLLPEQRRIGLMFQDYALLPHLNVWQNVAFGLRMHRVSKPQAQHQAMQMLAEVGLSEAAARQVDVLSGGEQQRVALARALVLQPQALLLDEPFSALDTTLRASLQQLTVRLLRQQKCPAVLVTHSPLEAFALADRICLLRHGRWIQQGTAAQLLARPADAWAARLLGCDNVSDICYIPQNALQYDPENGTQVQVTEVCLTARSYDVQLLHPQYGILRWWLPLHYAVQAGDWLPLTVQHQKIVFFQ; via the coding sequence ATGCTGAGCTGGCAACAAATTAATAAAAAATTTTCCGATAAAGTTGTTGCCGCGGATTTAAGTCTGGAGGTGGCCGACGGTCAGCTGGTAGCGGTACTGGGAGAAAGCGGCAGCGGTAAATCAACTTTGCTGAATATGGCTGCCGGTCTGGTACAACCTGATAGCGGCAATATTTTTATTAACGAAGAAAATATAACTTTTTTATTGCCGGAACAGCGCCGTATCGGGCTGATGTTTCAGGATTATGCTTTATTGCCGCATCTGAATGTGTGGCAAAACGTGGCTTTCGGACTGCGTATGCATAGAGTAAGCAAACCGCAAGCACAACATCAGGCCATGCAAATGCTTGCCGAGGTGGGGCTGTCTGAAGCAGCTGCCCGGCAGGTAGATGTATTATCCGGCGGAGAGCAGCAACGGGTGGCACTGGCCAGAGCACTTGTTCTGCAACCACAGGCATTGTTGCTGGACGAACCATTTTCAGCGCTGGATACAACATTGCGCGCCAGTTTGCAGCAATTAACTGTGCGTTTATTGCGTCAGCAAAAATGTCCGGCTGTACTTGTTACTCACAGCCCGCTGGAGGCTTTTGCGCTGGCTGATCGTATTTGTCTGCTCAGGCATGGCCGCTGGATACAGCAGGGTACCGCTGCACAATTGCTGGCACGACCGGCTGATGCATGGGCTGCGCGTTTACTGGGTTGTGATAATGTCAGCGATATTTGTTACATTCCGCAAAACGCTCTGCAATATGATCCTGAAAACGGAACACAGGTACAGGTAACAGAAGTATGTTTAACAGCCCGATCATATGATGTACAGTTGCTGCATCCGCAATACGGAATATTACGCTGGTGGCTGCCGCTGCATTATGCTGTGCAGGCAGGAGACTGGCTGCCATTAACGGTACAGCATCAGAAAATTGTTTTCTTTCAATAA